AAAAATATTAAATAAGTTTTTTCTGTAACTCGTTGCTTATAATTTCAGCTAAATCTTTTCCTTCTAGGCAAGCAGTATTATAATCTATCGTATACATTTTTTCATGCTCAGTGAAGTCACTAGGTTTTACAAACAGAAAATCTATCATTCTATTTACAAAAAAAACTGCTATAAATGCCTTTGCATTAAAATTATGGGCAAAATTGTTTAAAGTGTGTATCTGCCTTTTATAAATCTTTATGTTATTTGTTCTCGTAGACTTGACTTCAAAAACAAAATTAGTTTCAGAATCCCCAGCTATTACATCAGGTAAACTTACTCCTGAACTTTGCAACCTGGCAGCCATATAACCACGCTTTTTAAGGGAATTAACCAGGTTTCGTTCGTGTTCAATGCCTTTATCTTTTATTTTTTGCACACTTTGTAACATTTTTTCACCTTTTAGTAACACAAGTTATATATAATATTTATTTTTAATATTAAAGTATTACTAATTAGTGTGAGGTGAAGAAATTGAAAAGACCGAAATTCACAGAAAAAATTAAAACTGAAGCCGTCGTTGCTTCCTTTTTGCTCGTTTTTTTAATCGGCTGCGGTTTGTTTTTCGTTTCAGGTTCGAATAACACGGGTGAACCCCTAGCACTTTCAGATCCCACTTCAGAACCCCAACCAGCCGGAAATGTTGTTCAACCTGGAAACGAAACTGGTTTTGCCGAAGAAAGTCTCGGATCTGTAGGATCTTGGTATCTTGTCAAAGTCCCTGGAATGACCATGACTCTTGTTCCTAAACAATACAGAACTACTTATTCAGTTTCAGAGCTGTCCAATACGGTTGTAAATGCTGCTGATAACGTTCCTAGTTCTGAAAATTCGGACACAGGGTCATTACAAATCATTGAAGGTGACAACGGGGAGATATCATTAGTTGATGATAATGGGGAAACTATTGACTGGAATGATCTACCTGATGACGTTAAAGATGACCTTAAAAAGTTATTCCCAGAACTCTTTGACGATATCGACGATCAGATTTCTGAAAACAACGAAACCACTGAAAACAACGAAACTGTTGCAAATAATGAAACTGAAGACGAAAACAGTGCATTTAACTACACTGAAGCAGAAGAAGAGGACTTGAACATATCTAACGTTGAATACGGTGACGATGATGGTTTTTCAGATGATTTTGATGATGAAATAGTCCCTGATGAAAATGAGACCCACGATGACACTCAGGATCCAACTCAAAATGAAACTGAAAATAACACAAATACCACAATCGACACTGGAAACAATGAAGTCGGCCAGGTTGAAGAAGTTAATCCACTGGATGATGAAGAAGAGTTCCCTGAAGACGTTCCAAGTGACCTCCCAGATGAAGACTGGATAAATGACTGGATAAATGGATGAAATTTAAATAAGCTCGAATATGGGAGCAGTTACCACCATCAACTTTCCCCCACCCATAACTCTCCCATATTTTTTGCTTAAATGCCATTTAAATGCCGTGGAGATGCATATGAAAGAAAATATAAAAACTGAAGAGAAATTTATTGTTTTTAAGTCACTTTTTAACATGAATACATGCACACCTGCAGATTTAAGCTCATCTAACAATGAGAGGAGGTGAAAATATCGAAAAGCTATACCGAGTATTTATATGCCTTTTAGTCGCTGCCATGGGCTTAGGTGCTTCTGTACCCGCTGTTTCTGCTGTGAACGCAACCTATGATGACTACTACATCACTGGGGGTGAACTCGTAAGCAACGACACCGGTATATGTTACCAGATCACCAAATCAGATAACACCACATCCGTGAAGTGGAATAGGTCCATAACTACTGATGGAGCTGTTGGTTTACAGAGATACACAGCACTAGTACAGTCAAACAGAGCCGATGAGTACAGATTAAACGCTATAAATAAATACACTGGTAACAATCGTTGGAGCATGTCATTAGACCAGGCATATAACAGATTGCAGTTCATTGGAGGTAAATACGCTGTTTTGATGAACGCCAATAAATTCATACAGCTCAACCTGTACACGCATAAGATCGTAACAGGAAAAACCTACGAGAACCCTGCCGACACTTTCTTTGGTCTGATTAAGTCAAAAAAGAACGGAAACTACTACGTTATGACAATAACGAATGAAACCGACTTCAAGTTCTTTAAACTTAATCCGTACTAGTGCCCAGTACCTGCGAAGACACTTTTTTTTATTTTTTTTAAAAGAAAAAATAGTTAGGTAATGCATCAAAGGAGGCTTATACATGCATAGCATCACACAATTCATAACTAAAGTTGTTAAAAAGACTGTTTCGGGTGATAATACAAATTTTTTAACTATAATGAACCGTCTGACTCGCCAAGTGAAAGATGTGAAGATAGATTTCTCCAAACTTGTTAAAATGGAAGCACCTGGATGGTTCTGGAGTGATGAACTATCCGGTTATCTGATTTTTACCAACCGAGGATACTATCCTCCCACCTGCGGTAACGTCGATGAGATAGTTTGGATCGTACTCAACAGTGATAGAGAAGCGGGTGATTAAATGTACCATGTTTATATTTTATTGTTAATCAGTGCGGTTTTAAACATTTTAATGAAGGTGTATCCCCCATGAAGAAAAGAATATTTGTTTTCCGGGTATTTTTAACACCAGATACCAGTTCTGCTGCAAATCAATATTATGGTCTAATAAATCAAAAAAAGAACGGAAACTATTATGTTACGGCAATAACTGGCAAAATATTTAAATTTTATAAATTGAAGGTGATAAAATGAAAAAAATCCTACTTCTCCTATTTTTTGTTTTAATAGTCTGTGTCCTGGTCCCTGCTTCCTCAGCATCTGATGCACTCTATGCACCTGACTTGAAAATCTCCAGATATACTCAGGACACCGGTTCTTTTACAGTTGCCAACGAAGGTAAAAAAAATACACCTGCAGAAGGCTTTGACGTTTTAATTTATTATAAAAAGTTTGATAATACATCTTATAAGGCTGTTTACCACACCAACGATGTCATTGCTCCAGGTTATTCTAAAAATTTTAAAAGTTCTTCAGCTGCATCAAAAAAAATTAAATATGGTTTGATTCGGGTAAATCCCTACAAAAAATTCCAAGAACAGGACTACACTAACAATATACGAATTTTTTCACTGATACCACGTAAAATCATTAATTATACTGCCACAGAACAATCCTACTATTATGATGGTGGCTATTACTGGACCACCTATCTCAGTGAGAACAATGGCAATGCCTGGGCAGATGGAAACTCAACAACATGTGCAAATGGCCAATATTCCCCCTTACTATCCACAAACCCAATTGCAACTGGCTATAATTATTATCTAGGCTACTGGGCCAGACAACATCACTGGACATGGGTAAATAACCCCTTATATGTCAACGGAGTTGAAATTCTAGGGGATTACGGGGGAAAACAATACAGAAGCAACTATGTAGCTGTTTCAGGAGTAACAAACAACCCCCACATGCATATATATGTTGATGTAGGTTATGCAAAACAACTGGTTTATAACGCTGCTAAAAACCTTTGGGAAGGCTATATAGGTTATACAAGTGCAAAACTCAGAAACAATCTATTAATCAAGATTTACAGCGACCGAACTGGAGAAGATGCAACTCAGGACATCATTGACTATGTTTCAAATGTTGAAGTTTACACTTGTTACATAAAAAATTCCTGGAGTTGGTTTTACTAAAAAAATTTTTTAACTTCAGGATCGGGGGCAATGATTCAAAAATTAAACAATTCTTATTTTTTTTATAAATTGGATTCACATACTGAAATTGTGTGTAATCTTATGTAATCAGGAAACTTTTTTTTAGGCTTATGTTTCACCCATGTATTTATTTCTATAAGTTTGTTTTTTTGATTAAACACCCTAACTGTGTCATATGGAACAATAATCATTAATTTATCTCCCTTACAATAATATTACTCTCGTTCTGACTGTTCTTGATAGAAATGTTCTTGTTCAACATACTCTCATCCACCTGAACCTGCACGTTAATGTACGTCTTCGCGTTAGATGCGTTAGTCGTGTTATTTTCTACCGTAGTTATCGATCCTGTTGCCGCTGTTGAATCAATCAATGAAAAAACCTGATAGTTCATAAGCACACCCCCTGCCACCAGTATCACCAGAAAGAAAAACAAAGCCTTCTCCCGGTTCGTGCCCGTTTTTATTCTGTTCTTCTCTTTCATACAGACAAATTTGGTTTTCTTGAGAGGATACAGGAGCCGGACACCATGGGAAGTTAAAAGATCCAGAATTATATGTGAGAAGTACGCAGCTGCAATGATGATGAAGATCTGATTTACCAGGCACAATGCCATGAGGACCAGGAGGATCCAGATGTTGTGAGTTTCCCGGTTGTGCTTTTCCATGAACATGTAATCCAGGAGATCCGGGATCACAGCCACTGCACCTGCTAAAAAAATATAGAATGCACTCAGAGGAATATTCAAAATATACGTTATCAAGATGGTGAAAATTATTCCACCTGCAATATGTGTGTAACTCCTCATTTCTAGCCCCTCCCAACAAATATAAATGTTCTAAATACAATCAGACCGAACCAGATGCCAGCCAGGAGCATTGATGCAATGTATGCATTATTGGCGGTTGCTAATTTGATATACGAAAAAAGTCCCAAAACTGTAATTATCGCAAAAATTGAATATTTAATGTCTATCTCTTCGTGCATTTCTTCCCTAATGTGTTCCATCTGTCTGAAAAGTGTGTATGCAGCTGCTTTGAAATTTTTTGAATAACTCGCCACAATTACAATGCTATCCAGATTAATTAAGAAACCCCATGTGTCTGCTGCTAGCTGAGTCGTTCTTTCAAAATGATTAAAAAGAATCACTATTTTTTTGTTTTTTGTTTTTTCCTTAATCAGTTCCTTGAGCTCCTCAATGGTTTTCCTCCTGAGTCTCTCCCTTTTTGCGAATCCCAGTTTTTCAGCAATATCTATTAATTTTTGTTTGGGTGGTACAGGGTCCTTTACGAATATTGCAGTCCACCGGTTCGCCAGGTCTGGTAAAAACTTGTGAACGTCTTCCCGATACACCAGTACGCTTTTGTTGCTGTTAACGCAGTCAAAAACTTTATGCTGAATCATATATTTTAATATTATTTTATGTGTTTTTTATGTTTTTCCCCCATATTAAAAGAAGAGGGGGAGAGAGCAAGCTGTAACACAGAGATGTAGTACACATGTTCCCCACCTCCAACAAAATATAATCTGTTCTATAATCCGTTAATCAGCCCTTCCACAGCCAGAATATTTTTTTCTCTCCAGAATTGTAAAAAAGCCAGCCCGCAAAAATTCGACAGCCCTGGTGAGCGAATCAGCCCTGAAGGTTTGATCCTCTCCCCCGTTCCGTTAAAGGTTGGGGTCGGGGGCCAACAAGCCACAAAACATAACCCTCATCCTACCCCCTCTCCTTTGTTTTTTCGTTCCCGCGAACGGAGTGAGCGCCTGAAATTTCCTTAAAAAAGTAATCACCACCAGCCACCTAAGAAGCGTAAGCCTACGAAACCCCGCCAGCCTCCTAAGAACCACCAACCTACGAAACCCCGCCAGTCTCCTAAGAACCACCAACCTACGAAACCCCGCCAGCCTCCTAAGAACCACCAACCTATAAATCCCTGCCAGCCACCTAAGAAGCGTAAACCTCTGCAGCCCCGCCAGTTGAACCGGTGAAAATAAACACCTGGAGCAGTCTGATTGTAACGCTTTGAGATCAATATTGCTATTGTAAAACAGGTGCTTCCGGTTAAAACCCAAACTCTGCCGGGCGGAGTCCTAATGCCAGCTTGTGTTTTGTGTAATAAATTTGGATAGCGTTCGTGGGTTAGCTTCGCATAACTAGGGCCCTGGCCACGGCCTCAAAAAACAAATTACATGGCCAGCAATTTCTCTACCCCATTGCCCTGGCCTGCGCGCAAAGGCCGTTAGGCCAGCGCGCCACCGCCGTACGCCCCAGGGTAGGAAATCGTCAAGGCCCATACTAATTTGTTTTTTGGCCCTGCCACCGCCAAACGTCCACTTATGCAGAATAGGCCCCTCGATAGGGTCCTCAATTTGCCATTCTCTGCAGGTTATCGGCGGTTGGTGGGGCCGGTGCGGGTGTTGATATCTATGTGGCTACCAGTGGTACTTGCGGTATACTTAGTTATATCCCGTGTATGACGAAATGTCTGGTCTAGGCATCATGAAAAATCGTGCCCAAAGCGATGAAGTTTCTCTACCCAAAAACTGGCCTGACCACCGCGCCAAGGCCGCTAGGCCAGCGCGCTAAGGTCGTGCGCCACTAAATTTAAGGTAGGAAACTTCACACCCGCTGGGTCGATTTTTCAGATGCCAGCCATCCCCCATTTTGTTATACACGGATATAACGAAGTATTCTGCATGGTCAGCAGCCGATAGTGCTGTTTAAACTAAGAAACGTAAGCCTGCGTGCAAATAAATGGATAGCGCTCGTGGGTAAGCTTCGCCAGGCAAGGGGGTAAGCAAGCCATGGCCACCAAAAAATAAATTCAACCGGCACCAATTTTTTCTACCCCACTACCCCGGCATTCGCGCCAAGGCCGCTAGGCCAGCGCCTCCGGTAAGGTGGCAAAGGGTAGAAAAATTGCAATCCCCAAGAATTATTTTTTGCAAACGCCATAAGGCCAAATCCTCCCCCATCCTGGCAGAATAGGCCCCTCGATAGGCTCCTCCATATAGCCCTACTCGCTGGGAATGAAACAATAACAATACAAAAAGCGGCCGGGCGAAGTCCTCATGCCAGCTCGTGTTTTGTAAAATAAATCCGGATAGCGTTCGTGGGTAAGCTTCGCATAACTAGGGCCCTGGCCACGGCCTCAAAAAACAAATTACAAGGCCCTCAATTTCTCTACCCCATTGACCTGGCCAGCGCGCCAAGGCCGTTAGGCCAGCGCGCCACCGCCGTCCGCCCCAGGGTAGGAAATTGTTAAGGCCCATACTAATTTGTTTTTTGGCCCGCCACTGCCAAACGTCCATTTATGCAGAATGGGTCCCTCGATAGGGTCCTCAATCTATCTAATAGCACCCAAGAAGAAACACCACGACCAACACCGCCAGAACGACGTACAATAGCAATATCGATCACAAAGATTCAATCAGACTGCTCCAAGTGTTTTATTTTACCGGTTCAACTACGCACCGATTCTGATATTACACTAATAATGACCATAACACAAGCAGACTTAACAGCCAGGGCATTAAAACGCAGCAGTAATAAATCTTAAAGTATTAAATCTCTACAACATTTATGCCAACTTGTTGGTGAGCTGCATCTGGAAGGTGTGAATAATTGAAATCTTCGCTGCCCAGGAAAGGATATGCAAGTCTTTAAAAATAATTAAAAGCTCTATAAAAGCCTTAATAACTTGATATTTAGGGTTTTAATTATTCAAGGAAAAATCGATTTCCATCATCCTTAAATGCTTTTGTTAATTCTTCAAAATTTTTGGGCCGATACTTAGCAAATGAAGTCTCATGTACATAAAGGTAATTGTAAATAATTTCTGCTTGTTGGGAATTTACGTCGTCACACCATTGTTTTAGTCTTTTTAACTTCAAAGGGACATTAACATCTTCTAATCCCTTAGTTTCAATTATATATATCTCCTTTTCAGATTTTTTGACTATAAAATCAGGAAAATAATTTGATATTTCTCCCTTAAAATTTTGATATTCGATTTTGAAACCAATAGCAAAATAATTCTTTACATAAGAAACTATGTCATCACAATTGTCTAAAAACTCAGAGAAATCGAGTTCTAAACTACTGTCGCCAATTATTTTATTGAAAACGCTTTTATAGGGTTTTAGAAAGCCTTGTTGTTTGGTAATAAAGGGTTTGGTATCTTTAACGGATATATTGTCTAATATCATAGCCCTAGGAATATTTTGAACTGTTATGAGGTTAATTTCCTGTTTAAATGTTTCAATAATTGCTTTTGAAATTTCCAACTCTGCAACATTTCTTAATACATTAGGATCCTCAAGATTGACTTTTTGAATAAATAAATAATTAATAATGAAATCTTTAACCTTTTCATAAATTACATGATATCCTGAGTTCAATTTAAGATCTTCAATAATATTCTGCGCAAACCAACCAACCATTGATCTATAATCAACATCTTCATCATTCATTTTTAGGATGTGGTCAATTTTATTAGATACAATATCTCTAAAAACGATCTGTTTAAGTTGTTCCGAGTTGAATTTTTTTAGTTTTAATTTTGTAATGTTAAATCTGGATACATCTAATGAGTTCAACTGGTCGTATCTCCGATACATTCTAGTAGACAATATTGGAATTTCAATGTTAAGATTATTAATATCTTTTTTAGGATTTTCATAATCAACTTCAATTATCAATGGTTTATAAGATTTTTTTTCACCCATAGGCCCCACACCAATTTCCACTCCCTCAATTTTGATATTTTCAATAAAGTTAATGAATGCATCAGTACCAATAATACTCACCTTTTCTTCTTGGTTTCCTAAATACATTCTTCTTAAGCCTCTACCTAAAGTTTGTTCGGGTAAAATTTTAGCTTTCGAACTAAATGATCTCAATCCAACAATAGTAGTAACGTTTTTGACATCCCATCCTTCTTTTAAAACTAAGACTGAAACAATGGCTTTGTATTTGTTATCTAAACTATCTATTTCATTAGCTGCCTTTCTCAAATACTCTAATTCATTTAATTTCTTTTTATTCCGCATACTTTGTTTTTCATTTAATTCACCATGGGTATTTGTATGAATTACTAGAACTGAATCTTTAAATTCAGGATATGTTTTCTCTAAATATTTTCCGATTTCATCACATTTTTTTGTGTCCTCAACCATGAAAAAAATAACTGCCTTTTTATTTACCTTTAAATGCTCATTGTATGCTTTTTTCCATTCAAGATAGCCTAAATGAATATGATCGCTATAAATTTCTTCAATTTTAACCGATTTTCTTTCTTTAAGCTTTTTTCTACTTTCTTTATCGGGTAATATTGGACGTTTTACAATATTTTGATGTATAGCTTCGACTAATGGATAATCAACTACTGTTTGTGGAAATATAACTCCGTTAGTCTTTTTAGGTGTTGCTGTAAAATCAATTTGCAAAGATAATTTTTTACCTTTTTGTAAGAGGCTGTTATGAATATCTTCAATCGATTTGAACCATGCTAATTTTTTTTCATGAATGTGGTGAGCTTCATCATTCAAAACTAATAATTCATCTACATTTCGGACAATGCTGCTTAAATCTACTCTAGAATGGTTTGTAGATGTTACGGCTTTTTCACCTAAAAAATAGGCCATTCTATTATTGTCTTCAAAACTAGGATCTTGATGATGACTATCATAAACTCTATGGATATTGGTCAAAAATATGTTTCCAGTTTTTCGAATGAAATTAACGTTATCTTGTATATGTAATGTTAATTGAAAATCATCTTGCCAATTACGTCCTTCAAATCCATTTTGAGGTAGAATCGGATCTTTAAAAAATATTTGGAGACCATCAAAATCTGATCTTATTCTATCTAAGACTATTATATTGGGCGTGATAACTAAAAAATTCCGTGATAATGCGGAATTAGGTTCGTATAATTTGTGAAAATAGGACCAGGCGAGTATTAAGCTTAAAACTTTAGTTTTTCCACTTCCTGTTGCCATTTTTATTACAAAACGAGCCCAAGTTTCATCAAACATTTTTTCTCTAACTATACCACTGTTATCATATCTCAAAAGATCATGTTTGTCTTTGACGCCCCGGATTTCATGAAGATAAATTATGGTTTCTACAGCTTCTCTTTGAGCAAAGTAATATCTAAACTCAAAAAGGGACCGATCCTCTGTTGGAATCATATGGACTGTGTCAAACCAGTAGTTTAGAAGCGCCTTACTGGTTTCAGAAGATCCTTTATAATTATTTTCTCGCCATTCTTTAACTTCCATTCTTATTTTATGAACTAATGGCGGGATCAGCTTGTAATTCTCTGACAATGTTTGTTGATCAGGAATCCATCTTTGGTCAGGATCTAAAATATCATAAGGAGAATTAGGGAAATTTTTAGGGAGAGGCATTTATTTCCCTCCAAACTTAACTTCAATAACTTTCATAGTGTCATTGCCAAAAATGTCCACAACTTTTACAGCTATTTTTGTTTTTCCGCGTTTGATCGGATGGTAAGCACTGATTAAATCTAGTTTCCTATTTCTCTTTGTTCTAAAACTTTGCCATTCATTCTCAAAGATAAAGTTACCAGTATTTCTTTGGATTATTTCTCCTTCTTCATTTTTTTCGCGAACATATTCTTTTTTACTTTCATAATCATAATCTACAGACCAGTAATCAATCCAATCTGTCCAAGATTTCGTGATTGGGGTTTGCTTTAAATGTCCATCCCGATCTACTGATACTTTTATTATTTGACCATTTTGAACTTTTATTTTGCTCTGATTCTTTTTTAAAGTTTTTTCAATATTTTCATCTTGATTGTAATAAACAGAAAAATCTGTGAGTTCGATTGCCACAGAACTGTCTTTGAAACGAGGCACAGCTTCAACATATGCCACATCATAGAATTTTACCTGGTTTTGTTCTACTGCTCTTTTATCAAAGACGTCACGTGGGATGCATTTAAGTGCTAAATCGATCCCTTTATTTTTTGCTGTCTCCTGAATATCTGGGAATAAACCCATTTCAAACTCAAAACCTAAAATATCTACCTTAGTAATTCCCTTTTCTAAACATTCTTTAATGATCTCTTCAACAAATAACCTAGAAACGGGTAAGTCGATTGGCCCAATAGATACGAATCTAGAAACTTTCTTACCTTTGAAAGTTTTAAATCCTTGTGTTTGTTCTGCATTATAAGCACTCAAAATCATCCCGGTAAATTCATCCTCTTTTTTCGCAAGGATTCTTTCTTTTTGTTTATCGTCATCAGTATTGATAGTACTCATATAATGTTGGCGTTCATACTTGCCTAAATTAAGGATTTCAAAGGCCCTATAATCTTTCCCTGACTTTTTAAGTAGCCGCTGAGTATCAATCATCCTTTTTCTGGAAGTATGAATAGCGAATTTACCTAGATCTGAACCGATCCATTTTCTACCTAATTTTTCAGCTACTGCTAATGTAGTTCCGGAACCACAGAAAAAATCAGCAATCACATCTCCCTTTTTTGAAGATGCTTTAATTATCCTTTCAAGTAGTTTTTCTGGTTTTTGAGTAGGATAACCTACTAATTCCTTTCCAGTTTTACTTGGTAAAATGTCATGCCAAATAGATTGCACTCTACGACCTTTATCTATGTATTCATCCATATATTGCTTCAAGTAGGGAGTACCCGTTTTGGAATAATAGATTAAATTATTTTTTTCTAATTCATCAATCTTTTTTTGGTTATAAGACCAATGGCGTCCTTTAGGTGGGTATATCTCTTTGCCATTAAACATTCTTGGAGGGCCATCTCCTGGAGCGGTAATAGGACCTGCAAAAAATTTTCTCCCAGTACTCTCTTCTACTTGATTAAATCGTGTTTTCAAATGATCATCAGATAGTGGGACATATATCGGTTCAAAAAAGTAATTATCGGTTTTACTATAGAAAAAGATACTATCATGAACGACTCCAAATCTTCCTGCATCATTATGTGCTCCCGTACGTTGCCAAATAATCTCATTACGAAATAGGTTTTTACCAAATATTTCATCTAGTACCAGCCTAATATAATTATTAACTCTCCAATCACAATGAACGTAAATATTACCATCTTCGGCTAGTAAGTCTTTCATTAGAGAAAGACGTTCATATATCATTGCAATAAAACTATCAGCGCCCTTACCCCACGTATCACGATAAGCTAACTCTTCAAGAACTCCTGCTTCTTTAGTAAAAGAATCATCACCAACGTCAATTTTCATTGAAAAATCTGCACCTACATCAAAGGGGGGATCAATATAAATCAGTTTTATGCCACCCACAGATTCTATTTCATCTCTTAATGGTCCATTTTTTAGGCTACTTAAAATTAGCTTATTATCTCCCCAAATAAGCTTGTTATTCCATCCTTTTAGCTGTCGCCCACGTTTGTCAATGGCAAAAGAAAAAATGTCAGATTGTTTGTCTGTTATCACACCGGATTTCCGAGGTTCATCTACTTGTTCAATTGTTTGAAATGGTAAAACAACATTTGAAACTTCATTAGTCTTTCCATTCCATACTAATTCAATTTCTCGTTTCTCTTCAAAAATTAAAAATCTATATTTTTCTGGGATTGGCTGCCCTTTTTCTAATAATTCTGTTATTTCTCTAATTTCATTATCAGACAGGTTTATTGTAACACCCCTAATTGAATATAACACTATAATTAATATAAAAGTATTATATATTAATTAATAGTCTAATCTAAATACTTTAGATAATTAATTGTTAATTAGTCTACTTAATTTAATTTCAAGTCCAATTTTTATTCTAAGGCACATTCCAAAATTTACGTAATTCAGTAAATTATAATAAACATATTGATATCTTTCAATCATCTTCTATTTTTAAGTTCTTTTGAAACATTTTTGTAGGTTAATTAATTCATCTATTAATTTTGTGCTTCAATATAATCGTATCTATGTCTTTCTAATTCTTTAATCCGCTCAATTGCTATCTGACAGCTTCATAATAGTGAGGTATGATGAAGTAATGATTTGATAGTACTACTGGAAAATAGTTTTTAATGACTTATTTTTCCAGTTCAGGCCATATTATTGGTTTTTTAATTTTATTTAAAATCAGTTCTAATTGAACACATATTCAAAGATTTTAATTTTCATTAATTTATGTCCAATACCATAAACAATTGTTTAATTATTGAAAAGAAAATGATTCGATTCCTCCGAAGAATTAAATTTTGAAATGTCAAGTTTTATTATAATGATGATTAATACAATTAATTATGTTACGAGCTAATGTTCCAGATAGAAGGATTGTTAGAAAACTAACTGAACAAAATTTAAATGTGATTGGCTATTCTGCTATAGGTACATCTATGAATGGGTTTAAGACAAATCCAGCTAGCAATAGAAAATTATTCTCTTTTTTAATTGAAAATAATTTAAACAGATACTTATTTGGAGTTTTATTGAGGATTGGGAATCTTGATATAGACAACATTGCATTTCAAGAAGAATTATTTAATCCTAACCAAATAAAACAGATAGTCAAAGAAAGTTTTATAAAAAAATTTAGTTGTAATACTTGTGATCATTTACTTTTCAGAAGACA
This DNA window, taken from Methanobacterium subterraneum, encodes the following:
- a CDS encoding metal-dependent hydrolase, with the translated sequence MRSYTHIAGGIIFTILITYILNIPLSAFYIFLAGAVAVIPDLLDYMFMEKHNRETHNIWILLVLMALCLVNQIFIIIAAAYFSHIILDLLTSHGVRLLYPLKKTKFVCMKEKNRIKTGTNREKALFFFLVILVAGGVLMNYQVFSLIDSTAATGSITTVENNTTNASNAKTYINVQVQVDESMLNKNISIKNSQNESNIIVREIN
- a CDS encoding site-specific DNA-methyltransferase; amino-acid sequence: MLYSIRGVTINLSDNEIREITELLEKGQPIPEKYRFLIFEEKREIELVWNGKTNEVSNVVLPFQTIEQVDEPRKSGVITDKQSDIFSFAIDKRGRQLKGWNNKLIWGDNKLILSSLKNGPLRDEIESVGGIKLIYIDPPFDVGADFSMKIDVGDDSFTKEAGVLEELAYRDTWGKGADSFIAMIYERLSLMKDLLAEDGNIYVHCDWRVNNYIRLVLDEIFGKNLFRNEIIWQRTGAHNDAGRFGVVHDSIFFYSKTDNYFFEPIYVPLSDDHLKTRFNQVEESTGRKFFAGPITAPGDGPPRMFNGKEIYPPKGRHWSYNQKKIDELEKNNLIYYSKTGTPYLKQYMDEYIDKGRRVQSIWHDILPSKTGKELVGYPTQKPEKLLERIIKASSKKGDVIADFFCGSGTTLAVAEKLGRKWIGSDLGKFAIHTSRKRMIDTQRLLKKSGKDYRAFEILNLGKYERQHYMSTINTDDDKQKERILAKKEDEFTGMILSAYNAEQTQGFKTFKGKKVSRFVSIGPIDLPVSRLFVEEIIKECLEKGITKVDILGFEFEMGLFPDIQETAKNKGIDLALKCIPRDVFDKRAVEQNQVKFYDVAYVEAVPRFKDSSVAIELTDFSVYYNQDENIEKTLKKNQSKIKVQNGQIIKVSVDRDGHLKQTPITKSWTDWIDYWSVDYDYESKKEYVREKNEEGEIIQRNTGNFIFENEWQSFRTKRNRKLDLISAYHPIKRGKTKIAVKVVDIFGNDTMKVIEVKFGGK
- the hjc gene encoding Holliday junction resolvase Hjc: MLQSVQKIKDKGIEHERNLVNSLKKRGYMAARLQSSGVSLPDVIAGDSETNFVFEVKSTRTNNIKIYKRQIHTLNNFAHNFNAKAFIAVFFVNRMIDFLFVKPSDFTEHEKMYTIDYNTACLEGKDLAEIISNELQKKLI
- a CDS encoding DEAD/DEAH box helicase family protein gives rise to the protein MPLPKNFPNSPYDILDPDQRWIPDQQTLSENYKLIPPLVHKIRMEVKEWRENNYKGSSETSKALLNYWFDTVHMIPTEDRSLFEFRYYFAQREAVETIIYLHEIRGVKDKHDLLRYDNSGIVREKMFDETWARFVIKMATGSGKTKVLSLILAWSYFHKLYEPNSALSRNFLVITPNIIVLDRIRSDFDGLQIFFKDPILPQNGFEGRNWQDDFQLTLHIQDNVNFIRKTGNIFLTNIHRVYDSHHQDPSFEDNNRMAYFLGEKAVTSTNHSRVDLSSIVRNVDELLVLNDEAHHIHEKKLAWFKSIEDIHNSLLQKGKKLSLQIDFTATPKKTNGVIFPQTVVDYPLVEAIHQNIVKRPILPDKESRKKLKERKSVKIEEIYSDHIHLGYLEWKKAYNEHLKVNKKAVIFFMVEDTKKCDEIGKYLEKTYPEFKDSVLVIHTNTHGELNEKQSMRNKKKLNELEYLRKAANEIDSLDNKYKAIVSVLVLKEGWDVKNVTTIVGLRSFSSKAKILPEQTLGRGLRRMYLGNQEEKVSIIGTDAFINFIENIKIEGVEIGVGPMGEKKSYKPLIIEVDYENPKKDINNLNIEIPILSTRMYRRYDQLNSLDVSRFNITKLKLKKFNSEQLKQIVFRDIVSNKIDHILKMNDEDVDYRSMVGWFAQNIIEDLKLNSGYHVIYEKVKDFIINYLFIQKVNLEDPNVLRNVAELEISKAIIETFKQEINLITVQNIPRAMILDNISVKDTKPFITKQQGFLKPYKSVFNKIIGDSSLELDFSEFLDNCDDIVSYVKNYFAIGFKIEYQNFKGEISNYFPDFIVKKSEKEIYIIETKGLEDVNVPLKLKRLKQWCDDVNSQQAEIIYNYLYVHETSFAKYRPKNFEELTKAFKDDGNRFFLE